CACAGCACAAGCAGCAggttgaggaggtgtgtgtgcgggtgacGGAGTAGAACACACGTGTTCCTCTTCCCACGGGCCTGTTTCTACAAGCATTGTGGTGTTGAGGTCATCATGTGGTGTTGAGTGATGTCATTAGGTCCCATTTCAACTGTCGGACCGTTTGGCTCGTTCTAGCTCCGTGAAGGAGGACCTGACGTCATGGAGGAGCTCATAACAGTAGACGCCATTGGCTGTTTTGAAGGTGAAGATGActatgaagaagaagaagatgatgacAAGGATGTCAGTACGAGTGCTGAAGAGGTCAGTGTCGAGCAGTGCCACCTGTGTTGATGTCTTCACCATTTTGACTAGTTTGGATTAGTGATCTAATGACGTAGTTGATGAATTTCTACTCTTATCCTGAGCAGGTTAAATCAGAGAAGACGGACCTTCAAGGGTACGATCCAGACACACAGTACGGTGAGCACCGACGCTGTGAAGCAATGCCATCTGTGAAACTCTACATGAATCCACAAATATGACCAGATTGCTTTTCCTCTTTTGCAGGTGCTAGTTTTGTAGTTCCAGCCGCTGGTTTCCTCTGTAAGCTTTGCCACAAGTTCTACCACTTTGAGTCCAGCGCTCGGGAGACCCACTGCAGGTCCCTTACTCATTACCAGAACTTACAGGTACTGCTGCACTGTTATTAAAGCAGCGTAACAACAGAGTAACACAGTTGCTTTTGACATGAAACAGAAAAATTGATCTGTTGTATTTGCTGAAATTAGTAGATTGACTAATACAGGAAGTCTCAAAAGTAAGGTTTATCTGGAATGAGAGAAAAGGGCAGACCACCTTGAGTGGCTGcgatcagaggtgtcaattccaggttcagaaagtaaaagtcctcaccaggattttgctcaggcttcctggactgtgttgattccactaattttacctggattgcactaattagaaaatcaagcaagcttgagcaaaatcctggtgaggacttttactttctgaacctggaattgacacctctggctgTGATTGGTAAGATGGCATTTTCGCAGGTGAAACGTGAATGTTTCTTCGGCCTTTTACAGAAGTACAAGGCCGTGCTTGACCTCCCTCAGGAGAATGAGGAGAGCACAGCCAGCTCCAGAAGCAGCGCTCCGAGCCCGCAGAAGAGCGCCGACCCAGCCGCTGCCTCGGACTCTGAGCAGGACGAGAAATCCCAGAGCCCAAAGGAACACTCGGCTTCCTGCCACGACAGTCCTGACGCACAGCAGTCGCCGGAGAGCGCGGGCACGCGGGACGCTGCGAGCTCTGACAGGTGCACGACTCACGAGGTCGGCGGGAAGTGTGTGACCAGCACGCAAAAGAAGAAGGCACAGAAAAGAAGGAAGTCTTGTAAAAGCTGAGAGTTTGTCACCGTGTTCTTGCCGTAGTGCTGTTGCTGCACGACTGTACTCAgttttattttaatataaagGCAGCTGTATCAAGGTTGTGAAAATGTCCTATTAGGGGTCCGTGATAtggcaaaaagaaagaaatgatgATGCACAGGCCTCCAGCAACAAATGAAAAAATCTGTGTTAGTACATCTGTGTTAGTACATCTGTGTTAGTTCTTTTGTTATCCTGGACTTTTAATTTGACAGTATGACAGCAGTGCTTAGTGTTTATGTGCTCTGAAAAACTCAGAAACATGCAGTTGGTCAGAGATTTGAAGGCACTGATGAAGTCTTTGGTATGCATAGAGAAGTGTACCATGGTGATTCCTAATAACATTTGTCACCATATAGTCCACCACAGCTCCAACATGGCCATTTATGAAATTGGCTGTAACTGCCAAATATAAGGCCACTATAAATAAGATGATAATTGATGCCCATAGGGTTGACCTAAATGCCTTTATAATGTTGTTTCATTTTTAATTCATGTTCAAATCCAGTCCAGTTATTTTTAAATGCGCTGTAAGTCAGGACAAGTGTGTTCCTGGTGAGTTGCTCTTTTTGACTGATAGTATCAATGCACCTCAGTATTTGTGTATGCTAGTTTTGAAACAAGACAAGAAAAAATATTCTGCTATTTGTTTTTACCTATTATTCAGTCATGTTCATTTTGTTGGTGTTTTGTCTGTTTTGAGGAATAACTGAATCTGTTGAGCGTGCTAATAATTGCCAAGTGTCAACACCAACACATTTCCGTAAAATGGCATGTGCAGAGATCTTGTTTTCCCTCTGtgttttaaataaatcaaatatacAGTAATTGAGTCTGAAATCTTTACTTAAATAAAAGTGAATTAAAAGTGTCTCTGAGACGGCGCGGTGTGACCGTGTTTGGACAGATCTCTGAAGAGGAAATGTAATGCAATAATCTCCCAGTGTTGAGTTATGAGTTATGAACGGGCACAGTAACCACAATAAATCACAGCTTCGGTACACGTGGCATGCAGTTACGGTTGTGACCTACAGGGGGCGGCAGCAGCCGTAACGCTAGGCATTATGGGGCCGGCTATGGTCTTCACGCGCAGCGACGTCGACGGGATCCACAGGCGCGAGCGCGTACAGGTTGTGGTCGGCGCTACGTTCAGTGTGAGAAAACGTCCCGTAAAATACGAGCGAGATCCGTGCGCGATGGTTCAAAACGGCCTGATGAGCAGCGCGGAGGACGTGGCGGACCAGGTGAGACGCCGGAGGTGTTGTCTTCAGCCTCGGACACAAATCTGGGACAGTTTGGacagctaagctaagctaatccTGTCAGTGTAgcgctaagctaagctaagctaatccTGTCAGTGTAGCTAGCCGGCTAGGTGaggtaactttttttttttgtttaggtGGACAAGTTCCTCCTTTATGTCGCCTGAAGTGTTGAGACGTGCATTAAATAGACTTTTACCTTTAAACGAAAGATTTAAAAAAAAGcagaaaagaagagagaggcaggagagaaggaggtaAACTACACCGGACCAGATTCATCTCCACCACAGTAACTTCACCAGGTTGATCACGGGAGTTCAGACGCAGCGCCTCGGATTCAGTTCAGTGTCCTGGGTGAAGGTAGCGGTAGATGTTCAGGTGTTTAGTTCAGTGTCCTGGGTGAAGGTAGCGGTAGATGTTCAGGTGTTTAGTTCAGTGTCCTGGGTGAAGGTAGCGGTAGATGTTCAGGTGTTTAGTTCAGTGTTCTGGGTGAAGGTAGCAGTAAATGTTCAGGTGTTTAGTTCAGTGTTCTGGGTGAAGGTAGCAGTAGATGTTCAGGTGTTTAGTTCAGTCTCCTGGGTGAAGGTAGCAGTAGATGTTCAGGTGTTTAGTTCAGTGTTCTGGGTGAAGATAGCGGTAGATGTTCAGGTGTTTAGTTCAGTGTCCTGGGTTAAGGTAGCAGTAGATGTTCAGGTGTTTAGTTCAGTGTTCTGGGTGAAGGTAGCGGTAGATGTTCAGGTGTTTAGTTCAGTGTTCTGGGTGAAGGTAGCGGTAGATGTTCAGGTGTTCAGTGTTCTGGGTGAAGGTAGCGGTAGATGTTCAGGAGTTTAGTTCAGTCTCCTGGGTGAAGGTAGCGGTAGATGTTGAGGTGTTTAGTTCAGTGTTCTGGGTGAAGGTAGCGGTAGATGTTCAGGTGTTTAGTTCAGTGTTCTGGGTGAAGGTAGCGGTAGATGTTCAGGTGTTTAGGAGGAACTGTTTCAGCTCCTTCGCTAGGTCGGACAGGTATGATGTGTCCGATATGTTAGGAGATATGTGAGATGTGCAGAGATCGTGTCTGAACCTGTTTATCAGATGATGGACCGACACTTTTCATTAACATTATCTTAAGAGATTATCAACATTATCTTAATGATCATCAACATTATGTTATGGGTCCTGGACAGGGTGCCTGTTTTACATTAACTTACTAACTAAACTAACCCTCGTATAGTTTCCTGAAGTATTTTCACATCTAcattttttggtctttttagcACCCTGTGATGAACCTTTTAGTGAAGTGATGCTATTGAAGTGACCCGTTGGGCCTGGTCAGTTTTATGAAGTTTTAACCGCCACTATAATGAAAGTTTTATAAAGTAAAACCCAAGACTTGTGCCCACTCGTGCATCCAGACGTGAACTGTGGCAAATGCGGCGTTTTCGTTTTATTCGACTAGTTGAAATGGGTCCCATCTGTTTCTGCGGATGACAAATCTGTGTTTAGATATAAAGTCAAAACTTTTAACTGCGCTTGTGGTTTACGTGGTCTGGTGAACTCTGCATGTCGTTAGTATCGACGTGATCAAAATTTTTGCAGAATGATATTTAATACCGCGTGTAATCGTAATGAAACATTAATGCTCCCTTTAGCATATATGCAAATGTCCGTTCTCATTAATTCACATACTTAAATGATATTTCAACGCTCCCTAATGCGGGCGGTGTGTCGTCCACCTTCCTGCTCGCCCTGCACGTCCCGTTCACGCGCGTTCGTCTTCTTACTTGTTGAttgctgattggctgtttgCGCTTCTCAGCGCCGACGTGGACCGTGTTAGGGGCGGGGCCTAAGATAGTTTCGCGTCCTCCCGGTACACTTTAACAACAAGGCGTGGGTCACATTTTCATAATAAAAGCGTATTCCTCAAATTATAGTATTTTGCCTGCATGAGTCACAAGAAACTCTACAGTCTTGCAGTAGCAGATTCTATGACTAATCCATGTAAACAATGTGCATGAATAGCTAGGTGCATAATCACAGCTCTAGtgttgtgtggtttattatacTTTGACACGATTTCTAAGTTAGCTATGGGATAAGACATATAAGTCAAATGTAATTCAAATAGTAATTCTCTACTATCTGTGACCTGTGTTGCATATTGGCACATTTTCATTATCAAGTAGCCTATAATCCTCAGATGTGTATTGGCTTTAAACGGTAGTGATTAAAATCTCCCAGAGCTGACAGTGCTGTCTGTAGCCTAGAAATTGCCATGTTCAcctatttcaaataaaaagtacTATTATAATTAGCCATTTGCTAATAATAACAACTAAACTTCTAAACTAAACTTCTGTCTCCTTCTTCTAACATAGACATAGCTTGTGGAAGTGTGGAAGGCTTCAGGTTTGAATTGCCTGGCCTTGTTTCCAAGCAAAACCAAACTTTTACGCTACATTTTATACATGTACAAGATTTGGCTGACCTGATCTCCTTTTCTTACTGCCTGGTCACTTCAGTGGAAGTTGATTCTGGGCTCAGTAACACCCAGCTGCTAATTTTCCAGATCTGGGACACAGGCCAAAAATAAACCCCATCACTTCCATGCTTTATTCATACTTAAGGAATATGGCTGAAATGGAGCGGTCTGTCCTGACAACACTTGTGCTTGGCGTTTATGCAGTTGCTGTGCACGTAGGTGATTATTAGTAGGCATCGTCTGCTAGAATATTACACCTGCTTTGTCTTTCTATTCCCACTCTTTTAGGTGTCAATTTCTGCACATCTGTGGGGGCATGTCCCCAGTTCCTAGTTAGACTCCTGTTTAAAGTTAAACCTGCACTTGTCCACAGTGATTACTGGCTAAGCTACACATATTCTTTAGCTTTCCTAAGGCCTAAGAGGCTTCCATGTCTTTTAAAGTCAATCCTCAACCAGAGTTGCCCATCCTGTGTATGTTGTCTATCTGTTTTGACCTGGCCTGATTTGACCAAAAGGAAAGTAATGTAATtatcattatatatattttttgcattaaaaaaaattcatttaaatttatttCTGTCTGGCACATGCTGAACACAATGTATTCCATATCCTATCTTATTACAAATGCCCAGTAACAAACCCATGTAATTAATCAGTTATAAGCCTGTTTAAACTCATTGCGGATGCTGAAAAGTCGTTTTTTGGAACCACTCCCTCTTCTCATGACTCGCGGCCCCCGGGGGGGCTTCACTCTCGTTTCTCGTGGTGTTGCGTGTGCTGCAGTTCCTGCGTGTGACGAAGCTGTACCTGCCCCACGTGGCACGGCTGTGTCTGATCAGCACCTTCCTGGAGGACGGCATCCGCATGTGGTTCCAGTGGAGCGAGCAGAAGGACTACATCGAGAGCTCGTGGGGCTGCGGCGCCTTCCTGGCCACCATCTTCGTCTTGATGAACCTGCTGGGGCAGCTGGGTGAGGCTCGCCGTCGCCCCCTGGCTGCACGGGGGAGGACTGCAGTAGTCCTCTACTCCACTACTCCACTATATGTGCTGTCCTACATGTCTTGATacatataaaaatgtatttggaaACGTTATATATTTCATGAATAAAGATTGTTCTGCATCTGCATGTTGGTTTATGTAAATGCTGTAATGTCTCAAAATCCCCATTTAACTTTCATCTGCACTGAGTGATATTGGTTAGGATGCTCATAGCACACacagtttgtttatttatttatttatttattgtgctTTGTGAGAGGTCTGAATTACATATTGTATCATTTCACTAAGCCACTATTGCAGTAGTATTGATGGACTGTTTTGTGCAAATCTGCTTTATAGAAATGAACTCAGAATGTGTATGATTAGAATAACACTGTATGAACaggatatatatatgtatgtgtttggtCTCGTCATACAGGTGGGTGCATACTGATTCTCAGCAGAAATTTTGTGCAGTATGCCTGCTTTGGGTTGTTCGGGATCATTGGCCTCCAGGTATgatcatattaatatttaattggTCTGCAGGTATAAGTTAATTGGTGTGCAGGTACACTGATATTAATGTTTCATAACCCTGCGGTTATGATGATATTAACATTTTATTGCACAGGCTCCAGTTTCATCCGGTTTCATCACCTTATTGTGAAGTTGATGGGAATATTTTGCCAGCGTCGATGTTGGTGCAGTAAAAGGGAATACAGAATTCACAGCATTTCCATTTTAATATATTGTAGCACAGCCAGATATAATAAAGGACAGAGTGTTAAATGGAGATTTGACATGGGGTAAACGTCCATGTTCTCAAGATATTGACCTTGACATCAGAGAAACGGtacattttgttttgggttGAAAACGAGTAACTTGGGCATGAAAGTGAAGGGGCATGAGTTTGACACACCCCCAGGAGCAGAGGCTTCTGGGTAAGAGTCCAGAGTGCACGGTTGACTGCTGCTTCTCACCAGTGTGGGACTGTGTAAAAGCTGTGTGTTAACCGTAAAGCGACATTGAGTTTCTAGAAACAGGTCTATATAAATGtaacttcattcattcatgcatGTTCGCGGTGTCTTTGAAGTAAAGCTGCTAAGAGGACCAGGAGGATGTTCATTATGTCTTTAATCTGTTCCAGACGGTTGCATACAGCATTCTGTGGGACCCAAAGTTTTTGATGAGGTGAGTTTGGCCAAGAGCAAACCAATCATAGTTGTGTCAACCCAGCGCTGACCTTGTAGACGTGGAAAAGCTATtctaactcctcctcctctctccctctccataaGAAACCTGGCTCTGGGGGGCGGGCTTCTGCTGCTATTGGCCGAGTCGCGGTCGGAGGGGCGGAGCATGTTCGCGGGCGTGCCCACCATGCGGGAGAGCTCCCCTAAACAGTACATGCAGCTGGGAGGTCGTGTGCTTTTGGTTCTCATGTTTA
The genomic region above belongs to Brachyhypopomus gauderio isolate BG-103 chromosome 3, BGAUD_0.2, whole genome shotgun sequence and contains:
- the surf4l gene encoding surfeit 4, like, producing MVQNGLMSSAEDVADQFLRVTKLYLPHVARLCLISTFLEDGIRMWFQWSEQKDYIESSWGCGAFLATIFVLMNLLGQLGGCILILSRNFVQYACFGLFGIIGLQTVAYSILWDPKFLMRNLALGGGLLLLLAESRSEGRSMFAGVPTMRESSPKQYMQLGGRVLLVLMFMTLLHFDANFLSILQNLVGTALIILVAIGFKTKLAALTLVVWLLIINVSFNAFWTIPTYKPMHDFLKYDFFQTTSVIGGLLLVVALGPGGVSMDEKKKEW